One bacterium DNA segment encodes these proteins:
- the msrB gene encoding peptide-methionine (R)-S-oxide reductase MsrB: MTDKINRTDDEWRKLLSKEQYRVMRENGTERAFTGEYHNHKGVGTYVCAACGNELFGSDAKFDSGTGWPSYFKPLSETSVETEADLSGGQIRVALICARCESHLGHLFEDGPRPTGLRYCINSTALKFLARK; this comes from the coding sequence ATGACTGATAAGATCAACCGAACCGACGATGAGTGGCGCAAGTTACTCAGTAAAGAGCAGTATCGCGTCATGCGCGAAAACGGCACCGAACGCGCATTCACAGGCGAGTATCATAATCATAAAGGCGTTGGGACTTATGTTTGTGCAGCTTGCGGAAACGAGCTATTCGGTTCCGACGCCAAGTTTGATTCCGGTACTGGATGGCCGAGCTACTTCAAGCCTCTTTCCGAGACGAGCGTCGAGACGGAAGCTGATCTTTCGGGCGGACAGATTCGCGTTGCGCTGATCTGCGCTCGATGTGAAAGCCATCTTGGGCATCTTTTTGAGGATGGACCGCGTCCGACTGGATTGCGATACTGCATTAATTCCACAGCATTGAAGTTCTTGGCTCGAAAGTAG
- a CDS encoding deoxyribonuclease IV, with protein sequence MAKKDTLLIGAHMSTSGGLHNAIQHGINTGCNTIQIFTKNNNRWEQRPTTDEEAEKFLDAQEASGITPVISHTAYLINLATPNQDFHDKSIKALIDEVQRAEQVRIPDVVLHPGSPVDGTPEYGMKKIIESLNICIDKTPNAKARISLELTAGQGSHLGYTFEQIAQMIAGVENKARISVCLDTCHIFAAGYDIRTESEYEKTMKAFAKIIGMKYLKVLHLNDSMKDLGSRVDRHTHLGEGKIGADAFKFIMQDSRLAKIPKLLETPKDDEYEDDKRNLALLRKFAGSASVK encoded by the coding sequence ATGGCCAAAAAGGACACACTTCTTATCGGCGCCCATATGTCGACCTCCGGCGGTCTGCATAACGCCATTCAGCACGGTATCAATACCGGCTGTAATACGATTCAGATTTTCACCAAGAACAATAATCGCTGGGAGCAGCGACCGACAACCGACGAAGAAGCGGAAAAGTTTCTCGATGCGCAGGAAGCCTCGGGAATCACTCCGGTCATTTCGCATACTGCATATCTCATCAACCTCGCGACGCCAAATCAAGATTTCCACGACAAGTCAATCAAGGCATTGATCGACGAAGTGCAGCGCGCCGAACAAGTGCGAATTCCCGACGTGGTTTTACATCCCGGTTCGCCGGTTGACGGCACACCGGAATATGGCATGAAGAAGATTATCGAGTCGCTCAATATCTGCATTGACAAGACACCAAACGCCAAAGCGCGTATTTCCCTGGAGCTGACTGCGGGCCAAGGATCGCACCTGGGGTACACTTTTGAGCAAATTGCCCAAATGATAGCCGGTGTCGAAAACAAAGCACGAATCTCAGTGTGCCTTGATACGTGTCATATTTTCGCGGCAGGATATGACATTCGGACCGAAAGTGAATACGAGAAAACGATGAAGGCATTCGCGAAGATCATCGGGATGAAGTATCTCAAGGTGCTCCACTTGAATGATTCGATGAAAGACCTCGGCTCCCGGGTCGACCGGCATACGCATCTGGGCGAAGGAAAAATCGGCGCGGACGCGTTCAAGTTTATTATGCAGGACTCGCGTCTCGCCAAGATTCCCAAGTTGCTCGAAACGCCGAAAGATGATGAATACGAAGACGATAAGCGGAATCTGGCGCTGCTGAGAAAGTTCGCAGGTTCTGCGTCCGTCAAATGA
- a CDS encoding thrombospondin type 3 repeat-containing protein codes for MNRTGRFSPFALAIAILFVAASTISYAADDQPVLPSNLWQEIGRLDGNHVKSFINQHGGDWCQTEIRWQQKSTANRAPLACPPLGPCDNVVNRDANIPDVNDPFTSLKIFFNVFANDDGSSPAANQARVDAQMATLNAQFAPSKIRWTAQWRIVNSTAYRTFTDAEEFGMKNAFAVDPDSQLNVYVTNINSSYIGVGTFPWDNDALTNMGGIILDDNYFGGGEGTLAHEVGHCIGLWHTHHGVSEVSQCGACYERADGVEGDVTGDYCSDTDPTPTNFNCAPPGGTDVCSGQSWGPTDTQNYMGYAPDACYTEFSQQQWGRFHCWVNAELGSWRNCGGNKNPALAREILADGDGDGVDDGVDNCPANFNPCQENVDNDAFGDACDTDIDSDGILNASDNCPFVSNNNQANSDGDQFGNVCDNCPNVANNDQGDLDADGSGDGCDICTDSDGDGTADPGFPASTCPTDNCPDVINPGQVDADVDGVGDNCDNCVNIANPEQYDENVDGIGDACDGQLHIQSYVLPEGYLGVPYSHQFTAIGGLQPYEWIFFGGDLPFGCVFNGGGVGTITGTPSFTAEYFFTIVCKDADAPQKTDTISLSVRIVDAPPPPFVCGDADGSNNVSISDAVYLISYIFGGGPAPDPLEAGDVDCSSNVTISDAVLLIGYIFGGGPAPCAACK; via the coding sequence ATGAACCGTACCGGACGCTTCTCGCCGTTCGCTCTTGCCATTGCAATTTTGTTCGTTGCCGCCTCGACAATTTCATACGCCGCCGATGATCAGCCAGTTCTGCCATCCAATCTTTGGCAGGAAATTGGCCGACTCGACGGTAACCACGTAAAATCGTTCATCAATCAACATGGCGGTGACTGGTGTCAGACCGAAATTCGGTGGCAACAAAAAAGCACCGCGAATCGAGCGCCGCTCGCCTGCCCACCATTGGGACCTTGCGACAATGTTGTGAATCGCGATGCAAACATTCCAGACGTCAATGATCCGTTTACATCTCTGAAAATTTTCTTCAATGTATTTGCAAACGACGACGGGTCGAGCCCTGCGGCAAATCAAGCGAGAGTTGACGCTCAGATGGCGACCTTGAATGCTCAATTTGCGCCCTCCAAGATTCGTTGGACGGCCCAGTGGCGGATTGTCAATTCGACTGCCTATCGGACGTTTACGGACGCCGAGGAGTTTGGAATGAAAAACGCGTTCGCGGTCGATCCGGACTCGCAACTGAATGTGTATGTGACGAATATCAACTCCAGCTACATTGGAGTCGGTACTTTCCCTTGGGACAATGACGCTCTAACCAACATGGGCGGGATCATTCTCGATGACAATTACTTTGGCGGCGGCGAAGGCACTCTTGCGCATGAAGTTGGCCACTGCATTGGACTTTGGCACACCCACCATGGCGTATCCGAGGTTTCACAGTGCGGAGCCTGCTATGAGCGTGCCGATGGGGTTGAAGGCGACGTAACCGGCGATTACTGTTCCGATACAGATCCGACGCCGACGAATTTCAATTGTGCGCCTCCCGGTGGAACCGATGTTTGCTCCGGTCAAAGCTGGGGACCTACTGATACTCAGAACTATATGGGTTATGCGCCCGATGCTTGCTACACCGAATTCTCGCAGCAACAATGGGGAAGATTCCATTGTTGGGTCAATGCCGAGTTAGGTTCATGGCGAAATTGCGGCGGTAACAAGAACCCGGCGCTGGCGCGCGAGATTCTTGCAGATGGCGACGGCGACGGTGTTGACGACGGCGTGGACAACTGCCCTGCCAATTTCAATCCCTGCCAGGAGAACGTCGATAACGATGCGTTTGGCGATGCTTGCGATACTGACATCGACAGCGATGGCATTTTGAACGCCTCCGACAATTGCCCCTTCGTGAGCAATAATAATCAGGCAAACTCTGACGGCGATCAGTTTGGCAACGTCTGCGACAATTGTCCGAATGTTGCCAACAACGATCAGGGCGATCTTGATGCCGACGGTTCGGGTGACGGCTGCGACATTTGCACTGACAGCGATGGAGACGGCACGGCGGATCCGGGATTTCCGGCAAGCACTTGCCCGACTGATAATTGTCCCGACGTGATTAACCCGGGACAGGTCGATGCCGATGTTGATGGAGTGGGCGACAACTGCGACAATTGTGTAAATATCGCCAATCCCGAGCAATACGACGAAAACGTCGATGGTATCGGCGACGCTTGCGACGGTCAGTTGCATATACAGAGCTATGTACTTCCCGAAGGATACCTTGGTGTTCCGTACTCCCATCAGTTTACGGCAATCGGAGGCCTCCAGCCTTATGAATGGATATTCTTTGGCGGCGATTTGCCATTTGGATGTGTTTTCAACGGCGGCGGTGTCGGCACGATAACCGGTACGCCATCTTTCACAGCCGAATATTTCTTCACGATAGTTTGCAAAGATGCGGATGCGCCGCAGAAGACGGACACGATATCATTAAGTGTCCGCATAGTTGATGCACCTCCGCCACCATTTGTTTGCGGCGACGCTGACGGAAGCAATAATGTATCGATATCAGACGCAGTATATTTGATCAGTTACATCTTTGGAGGAGGTCCGGCACCGGATCCGCTTGAAGCGGGCGATGTCGACTGCAGTTCAAATGTGACAATCTCCGATGCTGTCTTGCTGATTGGTTACATTTTTGGCGGCGGACCAGCGCCGTGTGCAGCCTGCAAGTAG